Below is a window of Trichosurus vulpecula isolate mTriVul1 chromosome 4, mTriVul1.pri, whole genome shotgun sequence DNA.
TGGGTCTCAGCTGTTACAGAAGGAGTAATTACTGACCAGGTAAAGTTCTTACAGTCTAGGTATCTGATGTAAAGCAAGACTGTCCTCAGACTGGACcgtctttcccttctctggcccCAAAGCTCTAAGTGTGCATTTGCTCTCGAGGCCAATGAGAATCAGAAGCTCCCATGTGAGGACACAGCACCGATTTGTTTGCTTCTTGCTGACCAGCTGCCTGGGAGATGGACAGTCTCTGAACCCTTCCGATAGTTTGGCCACCTCTGCTGGGAAAGACCCATTTCGGGCAGGATTCAGAGCAAAAAGTTTCTGAGTTGCAGTTTTTGCAAACGCGGGTAACTGGATGAAAGAAGGCTCTCCTTCCATGTGCTCAGCGGTCCTGACTTGGAGAATCAATGGGAAGGGCCAGGCAACCCTGGAACCATTTCAATAGCCACGTTCTCTCACCGAAGCTAAGGCCCTcgaccctcccaccccaccccacccctgccgaATCAGGTCATTCTCACACTGCGTGGTTGCCACTTACTGCATCGTCACCTTCCCGCTCCTCTGGGTCACATCCTCTGTGATGCTGCGCAGTCGGCCCGAGTGCTGGATCAGGAAGGCCATCATCTCTCCAAGGCCGAGGGGCCCGTGGGCGTCTCCGAGCCCATCAAACCAGTGCAGAGTCTTTTTCAGGCGGGCCTGCACCACCTTCTGAACCTCGAGCTCTGCCAGAAGAGCGTGCTTGGCCCCTAGTTCCGCCTTGTACCGAAGCTGCAGCTGCTCCACTTGCTGCTGGAGGAGATGGAAGTCCTCCCGGCTCTGGGGGTATTTCTCATGGCTCCTATCTTCGGGGAGAAGGATGTTTGGGGGGACATTCAGCACCAGCTGCAGCAGCACCTGTTCCATCTTGACAAAGAGGCGGTTAAAGCGCTCCCTCATGAAGCGGAGGAAGGTTTCGGTGCTGCCGCGGACCTGGACGGCGCTCAGGTTGCAGCCGGGAAGGCTGCTGGCCTTCTTCAAGATGACCTTTTCCACAGCCACCATCACCTCAAACAGGTAGTCCTGGAAGGCGATGTAGATCCGGAGCATGCATGTCTGGGGTGTGAACCCGAAAAACTGAGTCTCGTACAGCATGGGGTTGATGGACATCTTGGCTACCGCAGAGGCCTCTCCGCCAGGAGGTGCTGACCATTGACCAATGGATCTACTGACCTGggggaaagacaaagagacaTGGGCACAAGATGGCATCACACAGAGGAAAGCCAACCATTGCATGCTGTACATGGAGCAAAagcctgactctgaggctggtaTATGTGGTACCTGGCAGCACCTCAGGCAGCAACTCCCCTCACCACAGGGTGTTAAGagtcacaaagcacttttctcacaacccAGAGTCAAACAACTTTCTCCAGGATGAGAGCCTTTTCTGTTACATTCTTCTCCAGCCCTGCCtcagccttcccttcccttagACTACCCATCTCCAAAGGCTGTGGAGTCAGGGCTCCTTGGCTCTCGGTGCCAAGGCTGGCATCACCCACAATGCCCCAGGAGTTCTGAAGGCAAAGGTCAGGACTGTCTTTCAGTGGCACTCCAGGGATCTGTGGAGTTGATCCAGTCACAGAACCTAGCCAGCAGGACCTGACAGGCCCATGGTCCCAGCAGGGCTCAGGTCTGCTGACTCCACACCCCCAGCCAAAAAGCCTCAACAGCAGAGAGCAGGAGGCGTCACTCCAAGGGAAGATGACTCATTAAAAGGGTTGGCCATCCATGCAACTCTCAAACCTACTTGATGCTATTGCTGAAGTCCTGAATGATTCATCTCAGCAGGGAGGATTTCAGGAGACTTTGCCAAAGACTCGGTCAAAGTCTGGCTGAGCAGCATCCCTGATCTATCTGCAGGCGCAGTGACATTGTGTGGAAAACATCCTGAGACTGGCCGGGAATTAACTGCCATGGAACAGAAgttagaaaagaaagggaaggggctgCTCTGCCACGGCCATTCTGTTTTTACACGACACACTGCATCACGACCACCTTTTCTTTGGGGCCTCCCAA
It encodes the following:
- the MIS12 gene encoding protein MIS12 homolog, producing the protein MSINPMLYETQFFGFTPQTCMLRIYIAFQDYLFEVMVAVEKVILKKASSLPGCNLSAVQVRGSTETFLRFMRERFNRLFVKMEQVLLQLVLNVPPNILLPEDRSHEKYPQSREDFHLLQQQVEQLQLRYKAELGAKHALLAELEVQKVVQARLKKTLHWFDGLGDAHGPLGLGEMMAFLIQHSGRLRSITEDVTQRSGKVTMQ